One window of Myxocyprinus asiaticus isolate MX2 ecotype Aquarium Trade chromosome 6, UBuf_Myxa_2, whole genome shotgun sequence genomic DNA carries:
- the LOC127442168 gene encoding gastrula zinc finger protein XlCGF58.1-like, with the protein MKCIKKEKEDLSYPETRIIKHEDGEEQRDVLEVKEESQELNDVEEKHQWDKSDNFITGEKSSSCSQTEKHLTQKKTQRTKYRFFFTCPQCGKSFAQKQGLVRHLRIHTGEKPFTCTQCGKSFTQEGNLTRHLQFHFGEKPFTCPLCGKSFLHKGNLKSHMLIHTEEKPFTCPQCGKSFALKRGLERHQRIHTGEKPFTCLQCGKSFLHKGHLKSHMLIHSGEKPFACPQCGKRFTQEGNLKTHLRHHFREKPFTCLQCGKSFLHKGNLKNHMMLHTGEKPFTCIQCGKSFLYKRNLKTHMKIHYGEKPFVCPQCGKSFAIKRSLVRHQRIHTEEMPFPCTQCGKSFKQEDLQRHLKIHTLLSLMLRHTIAKMMSIKEEKEDLCFPEPWIVKYEDIEEQRDVLEVKEESQELNDVEEKHQWDKSDHFITGEKSSSCSQTEKHLTQKKTQRTKYRFFFTCPQCGKSFAQKRGLVRHLRIHTGEKPFTCTQCGKSFSQEGNLKSHLRLHFGEKPFTCPQCEKSFLHKGNLKNHMMLHTGEKPFTCIQCGKSFAIKRNLERHLKIHTGEKPFICLQCGKSFSHNGNLKSHMLIHSGEKPFACPQCGKRFTQEGNLKTHLRHHFGEKPFTCLQCGKSFLHKGNLKNHMMLHTGEKPFTCIQCGKSFAIKRNLVRHQRIHTEEMPFPCTQCGKSFKQEEDLQRHIKIHTLLSLMLF; encoded by the exons ATGAAGTGTATTAAAAAGGAGAAAGAAGACTTGAGTTATCCAGAGACACGGATAATAAAACATGAAGATggtgaggaacaaagag ATGTGttggaagtgaaagaggagagTCAGGAATTGAATGAtgtggaggagaaacatcagtgGGATAAATCTGATAATTTCATAACTGGTGAAAAATCGTCTAGTTGCTCACAAACTGAAAAAcatttaacacagaaaaaaactCAAAGaacaaaatacagattttttttcacatgccctcagtgtggaaagagttttgcacaaaaacaaGGTCTTGTGAGGCacctgagaattcacactggagagaaacctttcacttgcactcagtgtggaaagagtttcacacaagaaGGAAACCTGACGAGGCACCTACAATTTCACTttggagaaaagcctttcacatgccctctgtgtggaaagagttttttaCATAAAGGAAACCTTAAAAGTCACATGTTAATTCACACTGAagaaaagcctttcacatgccctcagtgtggaaagagttttgcactaaAACGAGGTCTTGAGAGACAccagagaattcacactggagagaagcctttcacatgtcttcagtgtggaaagagtttcttaCATAAAGGACACCTTAAGAGTCACATGTTAATTCACAGCGGAGAGAAGCCTTTtgcatgccctcagtgtggaaagagattcacacaAGAAGGAAACCTTAAGACTCACCTACGACATCACTTcagagagaagcctttcacgtgtcttcagtgtggaaagagttttttaCATAAAGGAAACCTAAAGAATCACATGAtgcttcacactggagagaagcccttCACATgcattcagtgtggaaagagtttcttaTATAAAAGAAACCTTAAGACTCACATGAAAATCCACTATGGAGAGAAGCCCTTCGTCTGccctcaatgtggaaagagttttgcaataAAACGAAGTCTTGTGAGGCACCAGAGAATTCACACTGAAGAGATGCCTTTCCcatgcactcagtgtggaaagagtttcaaacaaGAAGATCTACAGAGGCACCTAAAAATTCACACGCTGTTATCCCTGATGTTG AGACATActattgcaaaaatgatgtcgaTTAAAGAGGAAAAAGAAGACTTGTGTTTTCCAGAGCCATGGATAGTAAAATATGAAGATAtagaggaacaaagag ATGTGttggaagtgaaagaggagagTCAGGAATTGAATGAtgtggaggagaaacatcagtgGGATAAATCTGATCATTTCATAACTGGTGAAAAATCGTCTAGTTGCTCACAAACTGAAAAAcatttaacacagaaaaaaactCAAAGaacaaaatacagattttttttcacatgccctcagtgtggaaagagttttgcacaaaaACGAGGTCTTGTGAGGCACCTGAgaattcacaccggagagaaacctttcacttgcactcagtgtggaaagagtttctccCAAGAAGGAAACCTTAAGAGTCACCTAAGACTTCATtttggagagaagcctttcacgtgccctcagtgtgaaaagagttttTTACATAAAGGAAACCTAAAGAATCACATGAtgcttcacactggagagaagcccttCACATgcattcagtgtggaaagagttttgcaataAAACGAAATCTTGAGAGACACCtaaaaattcacactggagagaagcctttcatatgtcttcagtgtggaaagagtttctcacATAATGGAAACCTCAAGAGTCACATGTTAATTCACAGCGGAGAGAAGCCTTTtgcatgccctcagtgtggaaagagattcacacaAGAAGGAAACCTTAAGACTCACCTACGACATCACTTCGgcgagaagcctttcacatgtcttcagtgtggaaagagttttttaCATAAAGGAAACCTAAAGAATCACATGAtgcttcacactggagagaagcccttCACATgcattcagtgtggaaagagttttgcaataAAACGAAATCTTGTGAGGCACCAGAGAATTCACACTGAAGAGATGCCTTTCCcatgcactcagtgtggaaagagtttcaaacaaGAAGAAGATCTGCAGAGGCACATAAAAATTCACACACTGTTATCCCTGATGTTGTTTTAA